CGGGATTGGCCAAGCGTGCGCAGAATGAGATCCGCATCGCTGGTTAGCTCAGTACGCACGCGCAGAGCGATATCAATGCGCTCATTAATTAAATCGACAGGGCGATCGATGGCAATAACCTGCAGTTTTACACGCGGATAACGATGTAAAAAAAGCGGCAGAGCGGGCTGGATAACTTCAACCAGCCCTGTAGGACAGCTAAAACGCACCCGGCCGTGCGGCTCGGCTTTGGCTTCCGCCACGATCGCTTCAGCCTGTTCCGCATCCAGCAATAGCGTACGGCAGCGCTCATAAAATGCGCATCCTACCTCCGTAACCTTAAAACGGCGGCTGGAGCGCTCAATCAACCGTACGCCAAGGCGCTCTTCCAGCGCTGCGATCCGGCGGCTTAGCCGTGATTTAGGCAGACCCAGCGCCCGGCTTGCGGCGGCAAAGCCGCTATGTGCCACTACCTGTGAAAACCAATAATAGTCATTAAAATCGGGGCGCATGGTTGTTCTCCTGATGGAACGCTGCATTCCATTTTACCTGTCTTTTCCGTTTATCGTTGCAAATATATGCTTTGTTCCAGACGAAGGGTCGTCTGTGACAGGAGAACAATATGAATAGCGCATTTACTAATAAAGTGGTTATCGTGACCGGCGGAACCAGCGGCATTGGCCTGGCTACCGCAAAAGCTTTTGCTCAACAGGGGGCGCAGGTGTTTATTACCGGGCGTCGTCAGCAGTCGCTGGACGCTGCGGTGCGTGAAATTGGCGGCCAGGTGACCGGCGTTCAGGCCGATATGAGCAGGCTGGAAGATATTGATCGCCTGTACGATGTGGTACAGCAGCAGGCAAGCCATATCGACGTGGTGTTTGCTAATGCCGGCGGCGGTGAATTCGCACCGTTGGGCGCTATCACCGAAGCGCATTTCGACAGCACTTTTGATACCAATGTGAAAGGGGTGCTGTTTACCGTGCAAAAGGCGCTGCCGCTGATGCGCGATGGCGGCTCGGTCGTGCTAACGTCATCCACTACCAGCATTTCCGGGACGCCAGCGTTTAGCGTCTACTCTGCAACCAAAGCGGCAGTACGCAGCTTTGCCCGCAACTGGATGCTCGATTTAAAAGATCGTCACATTCGGGTCAATGCCGTCAGCCCTGGCGTAACGGAAACCGCCGGGCTTAATGAGCTATTCGGAAACGGTAATGACGCGGAAAATAGTAAGTCCTGGCTGGCCAGCCAGATTCCCGCCGGGCGAGTAGGGCAGCCGGAAGAGATCGCTAAAGCGGTACTGTTTCTGGCTTCAGAAGAGGCAAGCTTTATTAACGGCATAGAGCTGTTTGTCGATGGTGGGCAGGCGCAAATTTAACCATGGAGCAAAAGAATCAGCAAAATCCACGCGATTGCGTGGATTTTAATTAAATGCTTTTATATTTTTGGTGGGAATTTAATTAACTAATTAATTAAATGAAAAGGGTAAAGAGATTATATTACTTACTTTGGCACTGATGTTAGGGTAATAAAAAACCAGTCAAAAAAATCACCAGGCACCATTTACCTTTTTGCCGTTCCAGCGTAGTTTATTATCTGGCGCAATGGATTAATATAATCATCTATAAAAGAACAGGAGGTTCTATGGTGGAGTTAACGGATCCATCCACGCAGTCCGTCAGTTTTCCCTGCATGCTATTTGAAACCCAAAAAAAGATGGATGATTATGCTGCGGAGGATATGCGGTACGGGGATTTGAGTGAGTCGCTGCTCAAATCTTATTTCCATTTAAATGACGTCTCTACCCGCGTTGATCCCTGGACGCTAACCAGAGTCACGCCTTTTAACCAGCCTCACTCCAGATTCCATGGTTCACGTCAACCGGGTGCCAGCGTCTCGCGCGAGGCGTGCATCGCTTTCCTGTTTGACGAGTTTCGTGCACTTTCTCGCTTTCCCTTTGCCGTTTATAGCTCTTACAGAATGGTTATTGAACAGATGATTTCGCATATGCAGCATGGCGGCGGCAGTCCTTTTGAAAATACGCTGCTGGATGCGGCGCTGAAGGAGTTAATTGATCAAGATAAAAGGGAGCGGAATTCGTTAGCTGTATTAAGGCAGTCTTTAATAAGAAATATAACATGGGAAAAAGGGATGCTACTTGAACGTGCTAAGCAATCTATCGCTACCGATATAAAACGTAGCTACCTGCCTAAGTTCAACAGGTTAAAAGACAGCTTTAACGGTATGGGGATAACGGTACATGATATTTTCGCCGCGCAACTCATACTGGAAAAACTGGTCATAAAA
This Mixta hanseatica DNA region includes the following protein-coding sequences:
- a CDS encoding LysR family transcriptional regulator, with product MRPDFNDYYWFSQVVAHSGFAAASRALGLPKSRLSRRIAALEERLGVRLIERSSRRFKVTEVGCAFYERCRTLLLDAEQAEAIVAEAKAEPHGRVRFSCPTGLVEVIQPALPLFLHRYPRVKLQVIAIDRPVDLINERIDIALRVRTELTSDADLILRTLGQSRRILVASPQLAHRAGSDIHTLNPLPTLGTADEPGQISWPLVNQAGERFDFIHEPRMSCGDFSAVRAAAVKGLGVALLPDHSCAAQLKSGELVRLFPGWSSKPGIIHLVFTTRRGLPPAVRAFIDHLVATFPDVQI
- a CDS encoding SDR family NAD(P)-dependent oxidoreductase, translating into MNSAFTNKVVIVTGGTSGIGLATAKAFAQQGAQVFITGRRQQSLDAAVREIGGQVTGVQADMSRLEDIDRLYDVVQQQASHIDVVFANAGGGEFAPLGAITEAHFDSTFDTNVKGVLFTVQKALPLMRDGGSVVLTSSTTSISGTPAFSVYSATKAAVRSFARNWMLDLKDRHIRVNAVSPGVTETAGLNELFGNGNDAENSKSWLASQIPAGRVGQPEEIAKAVLFLASEEASFINGIELFVDGGQAQI
- a CDS encoding DUF3289 family protein, which encodes MVELTDPSTQSVSFPCMLFETQKKMDDYAAEDMRYGDLSESLLKSYFHLNDVSTRVDPWTLTRVTPFNQPHSRFHGSRQPGASVSREACIAFLFDEFRALSRFPFAVYSSYRMVIEQMISHMQHGGGSPFENTLLDAALKELIDQDKRERNSLAVLRQSLIRNITWEKGMLLERAKQSIATDIKRSYLPKFNRLKDSFNGMGITVHDIFAAQLILEKLVIKENKFNAVIRYNIQDHFGLDNDDILKAHFHQFRFFRIWFVLQRYERFACRPFMTNMCARVEISVMTPTY